A genome region from Sphingobium sp. CR2-8 includes the following:
- a CDS encoding DUF7662 domain-containing protein translates to MSKYEPLRRFLRHRRRDDDLTLTFFEIERIIGAPLPKAVGKAEWWSNAAPKDRYEVQRNAWLDAGYHAVPGSKEAVTFRRADTSPRPEATLSGRRRRLLSCLEARSAFGGEAPE, encoded by the coding sequence ATGTCGAAGTACGAACCATTGCGGCGCTTCCTGCGTCATCGTCGGCGTGACGACGATCTCACCCTAACTTTCTTCGAAATCGAGCGGATCATAGGCGCGCCTTTACCCAAGGCCGTCGGCAAAGCGGAATGGTGGTCCAACGCCGCTCCGAAGGACCGTTATGAGGTCCAACGCAACGCTTGGCTCGACGCAGGTTATCACGCTGTTCCCGGTTCGAAGGAGGCCGTCACCTTCCGGCGAGCTGATACTTCGCCCAGACCGGAAGCCACCCTTAGCGGACGACGACGGCGATTGCTTTCTTGTCTGGAGGCTAGGTCCGCTTTCGGCGGCGAAGCTCCGGAATGA
- a CDS encoding type II TA system antitoxin MqsA family protein has translation MNETRIHPDTGKTLMRGVRPQNVTFGSMTRTVAVPGWYPEDGSDSIHSGADLAVSDRVFQELRAAYAAHVRKVRKRLKLTQEEAGRLIGGGRRAFQKYESGAMPPSDAAVGLIEILHRHPEEIEILKSLRHAA, from the coding sequence ATGAATGAGACGCGCATCCATCCCGACACCGGCAAGACGCTTATGCGTGGTGTACGTCCCCAGAACGTGACCTTCGGATCGATGACCCGCACCGTCGCCGTGCCGGGTTGGTATCCCGAAGACGGAAGCGACTCTATCCATTCCGGCGCCGATCTGGCCGTATCCGATCGCGTGTTTCAGGAGCTAAGGGCCGCTTATGCAGCCCACGTCCGCAAGGTTCGCAAACGCCTCAAGCTGACACAAGAGGAGGCTGGGCGGCTGATCGGCGGTGGCCGGCGCGCGTTCCAAAAATATGAGAGCGGCGCCATGCCGCCCAGCGATGCGGCCGTAGGTTTAATCGAAATCCTCCATCGGCATCCCGAGGAGATCGAGATCCTGAAGTCGCTCAGACACGCAGCTTGA
- a CDS encoding helix-turn-helix domain-containing protein: MREFDESCLAVPPPLDAEDIKALRESNRVSQPVSARYLNTSDSTIENWETGAKKPSGAALKLLSVVKKHGLQILA; encoded by the coding sequence ATGCGCGAGTTCGATGAATCGTGCCTTGCCGTTCCACCGCCTCTGGACGCGGAGGACATCAAGGCGTTGCGAGAGAGCAATCGCGTCAGTCAGCCGGTATCTGCGCGCTACCTCAACACCAGCGATAGCACGATCGAGAACTGGGAGACCGGCGCGAAGAAGCCGAGCGGCGCGGCTTTAAAGCTCCTGTCGGTCGTAAAAAAGCATGGGCTTCAGATTCTCGCATGA
- a CDS encoding type II toxin-antitoxin system MqsR family toxin, whose translation MAFKRRPHHDLAAVQAKFAQVETLEITRTAVEGARALGYSLADIVEAVQALEPGDFIKSQTAHTPPNTRIWHDTYNMPWDGLWLYLKFAGETLVDVTLTSFKEVGHE comes from the coding sequence ATGGCGTTCAAGCGTAGACCTCACCATGATCTGGCTGCGGTCCAGGCGAAGTTCGCGCAGGTCGAGACCCTGGAGATCACCCGCACTGCCGTCGAGGGCGCGCGGGCTCTGGGTTACTCGCTGGCAGATATCGTTGAGGCGGTGCAGGCGCTCGAACCAGGCGACTTCATAAAGTCGCAGACAGCGCATACCCCGCCCAATACGAGGATATGGCACGACACCTACAACATGCCGTGGGATGGTTTGTGGCTGTATCTTAAGTTCGCGGGCGAGACGTTGGTCGACGTCACGCTCACATCGTTCAAGGAGGTCGGCCATGAATGA